In Microbacterium sp. ABRD28, the genomic stretch GGGCGTATCGTCATCGCATGGACAGCGATGACCGCGACCGGGCACCCGAGCAGGTCCCCGTCGGACCCCCGACGGGCGCGACAGCGGCGGACACGACCGAGAGACCGTTCGGGCGGGGCGAGGGCGATCACGACACCCGCTTCTTCGGCCAGCCGTGGGCTCTCGCCCACGTGTTCGGTGTGGAGATGTGGGAGCGGTTCAGCTTCTACGGCATGCAGGGCATCCTGCTCATCTACCTGTACTACTCCACGACGCAGGGCGGCCTCGGGCTCCTCGAGACCGTCGCGGCGGGCATCGTCGGCGCCTACGGCGGATCGGTCTACCTCTCCACCATCCTCGGCGCCTGGATCGCCGACCGCATCCTCGGCTCGGAGCGGGTGCTGTTCTACAGCGCGATCGTCATCATGGCGGGGCATATCGCCCTGGCCCTTCTCCCGGGCTTCCTCGGAGTCACCGTCGGCCTCATCCTCGTCGCGCTCGGATCGGGCGGGCTGAAAGCCAACGCCACCTCGGTGGTGGGCACCCTGTACACCGCCGACGACCCGCGTCGCGACGCCGGGTTCTCGCTGTTCTACCTCGGCATCAACCTCGGCGCGTTCTTCGGTCCGCTCCTCACCGGTCTCCTGCAGACGACCATGGGGTTCCACTGGGGCTTCGGCCTGGCCGCGGTCGGCATGGCGCTCGGACTCATCCAGTACTCCTTCGGGCGCAAGCAGCTCCCTCCCGAGGCGAGCATCGTGCCGAACCCGCTCCCGCGCCACCGGTACGGCCTCTTCCTCGGCATCGGCGCCGCCGGGCTCGGCCTGATCGTCGCGATGGTCCTTTTCGGCGTCATCACTGTCGACAACCTCTCGCTGGTCGTCATCGTGGTGACCCTCGCCGCGACGATCGCCTACTTCTTCGTCATCCTCTCCAGCCGCCGCATCACCTCGACCGAGCGCTCGCGGGTCTGGGGATTCCTGCCGCTGTTCATCACCAGCGTCGCGTTCTGGTCGCTGTACCAGCAGCAGTTCACCGTGGTGACGATCTACTCCGACCAGAAGCTGAACCGCGACATCTTCGGCTGGACGATGCCGGTGTCATGGGTGCAGTCGATCAACCCGATCTTCATCATCATCCTCTCGGGCGTCTTCGCGACCCTGTGGCTGAAGCTCGGCACCCGCCAGCCGTCGACGCCGGTGAAGTTCGCCATCGGCACGATGATCATGGGGGTCGCCTTCCTGCTCTTCCTGCCGTTCGCCGGCGGCGGGCCGAACTCCACTCCGCTCCTCGCGCTCGTGGGCATCCTGTTCGTCTTCACCGTCGCCGAGCTGCTGGTCTCTCCGGTCGGCCTGTCGGTGACCACCAAGCTCGCCCCCGAGATGTTCCACACCCAGATGGTGGCGCTGTTCTTCCTCTCGGTCGCGCTCGGCACCTCCATCTCGGGCTGGCTCGCCCAGTTCTTCGACGTGAACAACGAGGGGCCGTACTTCGCCATCCTCGGCGGGCTCGCGATCATCGTGGGCGTCGGGCTGCTGGTGTCGGTGAAGCCCGTGCTGGCGCTGATGAAGGGCGTGAAGTAGCGGATGACGCCGAGCGGGCGTCATCCGGACATCGCCGGCCGCGTGGTGATCGCGTTCCTGCTCTCGGATGCGGCGGCCTACGTCACGGGCGCGGAGATCCCGGTCGACGGCGGGTTCGCGTCATCCGCGGGGGCCAAGGTGCTCTCCGACCGGCTGAGGGGCGGTGTCGGGCACTCCTGACAGGATGGCGGGGTGCTCACCACCCTCGCCGTCGCCGGGTACCGGTCGCTGCGCGACCTGGTGCTGCCGCTCGACGCGCTGACGGTGATCACCGGCCCGAACGGGTCGGGCAAGTCCAACCTCCACCGGGCGATGCGCCTCCTCGCGCAGTCCGCCACGGGGTCGCTCATCGCGGCGATCGCCCGGGAAGGGGGGCTTCCCTCTCTGCTGTGGGCAGGCCCCGAGTTCGGCGGAACCCAGGGCACCGTGCGGCGCGAACCCATCGCCGTGAAGCTCGGGTACGCCTCGGACGAGCTCGGCTTCCTCGTCGACCTCGGCATTCCGCAGGCCGATCCGCAGAACCTCTTCAGCCGCGACCCCGAGATCAAGCGCGAGCAGGTGTTCGCAGGGCCGGTTGCGAAGCCCGCCGCGCTGCTCATCGACCGCAAGGGTGCGGCGACGCGCGTGCGCGAGGATTCCTGGACGACCCTGGCTCAACCGCTCGCACCGTGGGAGAGCATCGTCACCGACCTCGCCGACGGCGACACGGGGCCCGAGCTCCTGACGCTCCGGCGCACACTCGCCGGCTGGCGGTTCTACGATCACTTCCGCGTCGACGCCGACGCCCCCGCCCGTGCGCCGCAGATCGGCACGCGCTCGCACACCCTGGCGCACGGCGGCGAGAACCTCGCGGCGGTCTGGGCGACCATCCGCGATGCCGGCTTCGGTGCGGAACTCGATGGCGCCGTCGCCCGCGCCTTCCCGGGCGCCCGGGTGCAGATCGACGCGGCGGACGGTCGATTCACCCTGGCGATGCGGCAGCCGGGACTCCTCCGTGCCCTCGCGGCCGGCGAGCTCTCGGACGGCACGCTGCGATATCTGCTGCTTTGCGCGGCACTCCTCCCCGCCCGCCCGGCGCCCCTCCTCGTGCTGAACGAGCCGGAGGCGAGCCTGCACCCCGACCTGCTCGATCCCCTCGCCGAACTCATCGCCGCGGCATCCGCTCAGTCCCAGGTGATCGTCGTCACCCACGCCGAACGTCTGGCCGGAGCGCTCGAGCGATCGGGTGCGCTCACCCATCGACTGGAGAGCGGGACCGGCGGCACGCAGGTCGCGGGGCAGGGAGTGCTCGACCGGCCGGCCTGGAACTGGGGCTCGCGATAGTGCCCGTTGCCGCCGGTCAGAGGGTGAGCGTCTCCATCTCGATGTCGTCGAAGCCCATCGCGATGAAGAACGACAGCACCGCCAGCACGAGGCAGACCGGCGTCATCGTGAACCGCTCCGGCCTCGAGCGCGACAGCGCGTTCATCACGATCCCGAGCGCGAAGTAGCCGAAGACGACCCACATGCCCACCTCCGACACGACTCGCGGAAGGAGGTCGACCGCGCCGACCCGGCTCCAGGCGATGAGGACGATCACCGCATAGATCAGGATCGACACCACGCTCCCGACACGCAGCCGGGTCGGGAGAACGCGATGCTGCCCGCCCCAGGCGAAGTGACCGAGCGGGGCGCCGGCGGCGAGTGCCAGCTGGAAGGCGCCGAGGAGGACGAGCAGGACGGTGAGGGCGACGGCGAAGGGCACGCCCTCACGCTAGCGGGGCACGCGTCCTCACCGCGGTCAATGCACGACGATGACCTTCAGCAGCGCCATGACGGCGCCGAACGCGGCTGTCATCGCTGATCCGGCGAGACTGCGCGGCACCGAGGCGCCGCGTCGGCGGAACGCGATCCACCCGAGCGCGGCCAGCAGCACGGTGCCCGAGAGGAGAGCCGCCCAGATCGCGAGTTGGTCGTCCACCAGACGCGCCGTGCCGAGCAGGAGGATCGCGCAGGGGATCAGCGCGGAGACGAGCAACCCGTTGGACTGCCGCACCGCGCGGCGGAACGCGACCGACAGCGGGCGCGCATCGCGCCCGAAGCCGTGCCCGGCGACCGTGCCGGCGTAGACGTGAGCGCCCCAGAAGACGACGACGGTACTCACGACGACGACGAAGACGCTGAGACTCGTGGGATCCCCTGCGCCGCTCATCACGATCATCCCCGACACGAGGATCACGCCGTACACCGACTGCTCTGTCACGAAGCTCGAAGTCAGGGCGGCGAGGGGAGTGAGCTCCGGACGGGGATCCTCGGGAATGGATGCCATCGATTGCCTCCTCAGATCACGCGGGTCAGAACCCATCCGATCAGAACCAGGCGAACGGCACCAGGGCTGTCAGCACGGCGGCGACGGTGAAGATCGACATGCCGAATCCGATGAGGATCCACTGGATGCGACGGCGCTTGACCACCGCGGCGACACCGAGGAGGAACAGGGTGATCGCCATCAGCACGGTGTTCAGCTGCAGCCGGTCACCGAGGGTGTTGTACTCCTCCGCACTCTCGAAGAGCGCCGTGCTGCGGTCATCCTCTTCGGCCCAGGCACCGAAGCGGGCGGCGAAGTACTCCTCCGACTCGAACGGCCCGACGTAATCGCCGGTGGCGGTGGTCTCCTCGTCGGACCAGGTGATGGCCGCATCGAAGATCTCATCGACGAGCACGAACTGGAGGGTGTCGAACTTCGCACTCGCGGCGTCGGCGATCACGGGGTCGGGGTTGTCCATGTCGACCGACAGTTCGGTGAGCCGACCCCAGGTCTGGACGTCCTGCACGTAGGTCTGGTTCGCCTCGAGGTACAGCGACTCGGCCTCGGTCTGTGTGTTCTGCGCCTGCGAGTACGACGACGCGGTGAGACCGTCGTACAGCGTCGACTGGAACGAGGTGTAGGCGGTGGACACCGAGACGATGCCGAGAAGGATGACGACGAGCAGCTCCATGTCGCCGAAGAGGCCGGACAGGCGCGGCGGCTCGGCGGCCGAGGACGCGGGGGCGGGCGCGGGGGCAGGGGCAGGGGCAGGGGCGGTCATCGTGTCAGAAACTCCGAAAGTCCTTCGAGGAGGCGATCGACGTCGTCGTCGCTCGTGTACGCGGCGACCCCGATGCGCATGCCGGCTTCGACCGGGAGGCGGAGCGCCCGGAAGGTCTCCCAGGCATAGAAGCTCCCCGACGGGGCGAGGATGTCGCGCTCGGCGAGAAAGCTCGACGCCGCCGAAGCGACTCGGTCACCCAGGGTGACGTAGAGCGTCGGCGTGCGCCGGTCCGCGCGCGAGTGCACCTCGAGGCCGAGCTCGGTGACGCGGGTCTCGATGCGTTCGCGCAGCGCGTTCTCGTGCCGCTCGATCAGCTGGTGTGCCGCGACGAGGCGCTCGCGACGAGACGGGGCGGGCGGCGCGATCCCGGCGATCACGTCGACGGCGGCGGTGACGCCGGCAAGGGCCTCGTAGGGCAGGGTGCCCAGCTCGAAGCGCTCGGGCACCTGATCGGTCGAGGGGACGAGTTTGTCGGGGTGCAGGGTCTCCAGCAGCGCCGGGTCGGCGACGAGCACCGCACAGTGCGGACCGAAGAACTTGTACGGCGAGCACACGAAGAAATCCGCGCCGAGGGCGGTGACGTCGACCGAGGCGTGAGCGGCGTAGTGAACCCCGTCCACGTGGACGAGGGCCCCCACGGCGTGGGCGCGCGCCGCGATGCGAGCGACGGGCGGGATGGTGCCGAGGAGATTGGATGCCGCGGTGACCGCGACCAGCCGGGTGCGGTCGTTGACGATCTCGTCGAGACCTGACAGGTCGAGTTCGGCGGTGGCGGGATCCAGCGGCAGCCACCGCACGCTCACGCCGCGCGCCTCAGCCGCCTGCACCCAGGGGCGGACGTTGGCGTCGTGGTCGAGCTCGGACACGACGATCTC encodes the following:
- a CDS encoding SDR family oxidoreductase, whose product is MTPSGRHPDIAGRVVIAFLLSDAAAYVTGAEIPVDGGFASSAGAKVLSDRLRGGVGHS
- a CDS encoding cysteine desulfurase-like protein — translated: MSLDVDAFRSQFPSLASGIAHFDGPGGTQTPLAVAEAIARTLTAPLSNRGSSVRSERNADDAVAAFRAAVADLLAADPRGVVYGRSATQLTYDLSRTLAASWAEGDEIVVSELDHDANVRPWVQAAEARGVSVRWLPLDPATAELDLSGLDEIVNDRTRLVAVTAASNLLGTIPPVARIAARAHAVGALVHVDGVHYAAHASVDVTALGADFFVCSPYKFFGPHCAVLVADPALLETLHPDKLVPSTDQVPERFELGTLPYEALAGVTAAVDVIAGIAPPAPSRRERLVAAHQLIERHENALRERIETRVTELGLEVHSRADRRTPTLYVTLGDRVASAASSFLAERDILAPSGSFYAWETFRALRLPVEAGMRIGVAAYTSDDDVDRLLEGLSEFLTR
- a CDS encoding AAA family ATPase, whose product is MLTTLAVAGYRSLRDLVLPLDALTVITGPNGSGKSNLHRAMRLLAQSATGSLIAAIAREGGLPSLLWAGPEFGGTQGTVRREPIAVKLGYASDELGFLVDLGIPQADPQNLFSRDPEIKREQVFAGPVAKPAALLIDRKGAATRVREDSWTTLAQPLAPWESIVTDLADGDTGPELLTLRRTLAGWRFYDHFRVDADAPARAPQIGTRSHTLAHGGENLAAVWATIRDAGFGAELDGAVARAFPGARVQIDAADGRFTLAMRQPGLLRALAAGELSDGTLRYLLLCAALLPARPAPLLVLNEPEASLHPDLLDPLAELIAAASAQSQVIVVTHAERLAGALERSGALTHRLESGTGGTQVAGQGVLDRPAWNWGSR
- a CDS encoding peptide MFS transporter, whose protein sequence is MDSDDRDRAPEQVPVGPPTGATAADTTERPFGRGEGDHDTRFFGQPWALAHVFGVEMWERFSFYGMQGILLIYLYYSTTQGGLGLLETVAAGIVGAYGGSVYLSTILGAWIADRILGSERVLFYSAIVIMAGHIALALLPGFLGVTVGLILVALGSGGLKANATSVVGTLYTADDPRRDAGFSLFYLGINLGAFFGPLLTGLLQTTMGFHWGFGLAAVGMALGLIQYSFGRKQLPPEASIVPNPLPRHRYGLFLGIGAAGLGLIVAMVLFGVITVDNLSLVVIVVTLAATIAYFFVILSSRRITSTERSRVWGFLPLFITSVAFWSLYQQQFTVVTIYSDQKLNRDIFGWTMPVSWVQSINPIFIIILSGVFATLWLKLGTRQPSTPVKFAIGTMIMGVAFLLFLPFAGGGPNSTPLLALVGILFVFTVAELLVSPVGLSVTTKLAPEMFHTQMVALFFLSVALGTSISGWLAQFFDVNNEGPYFAILGGLAIIVGVGLLVSVKPVLALMKGVK